The following coding sequences are from one Triticum dicoccoides isolate Atlit2015 ecotype Zavitan chromosome 4A, WEW_v2.0, whole genome shotgun sequence window:
- the LOC119285253 gene encoding uncharacterized protein At1g76660-like isoform X1: MATPGSSAGAGSSSTRPVNGAVAVNSAATAVGSADARFRSQQPHQQSRWAGCFSGLSCFGSQKGGKRIVPAARMLDGNASTNRGNALQSGRNSNQNGAMNLSLLAPPSSPASFSNSALPSTAQSPNRFLSISANSPGGPTSNMFAVGPYANEPQLVSPPTAFSTFTTEPSTAPLTPPPELAHATTPSSPDVPYARFLSSYTGPKTAGKEHNMHYVSTTYSGGLGLQGSYPLYPGSPSSSLISPASVTPRTGLSSPIPEQDVPTAHWKTSRSVCDTPYSIASPIPEQEVPTAQWKTSRSACDTPYSNTSPSNIFGLDSAAPRNCLLDTNFFRPAASAQFYLDQAQQSFPYNGGRLSVSRDKQDADEVEAYRASFGFSADEIVTTQHYVEIPDALDDGFSISPFGNNAPATEVSPFNDLPNEFQKVDKMDKSLFNANMITSPKKSPDQISGGSPQKVLHLDIFKGMKAGHLSEDDATTKDCHPFRMARDEISLKPIEVRKRSPPGQACSDAEIEYRRARSLREANGVLSWRSTLSRQLQ; encoded by the exons ATGGCCACACCAGGGAGCAGTGCTGGGGCTGGCAGCAGCAGCACCAGGCCGGTGAATGGCGCAGTTGCCGTCAATTCTGCTGCGACGGCGGTCGGTTCGGCCGATGCCAGATTCCGCTCCCAACAACCACATCAG CAGAGTAGATGGGCTGGCTGTTTTTCTGGCTTGTCATGTTTTGGATCGCAGAAGGGTGGAAAGCGTATAGTTCCTGCAGCACGTATGCTTGATGGGAATGCGTCAACTAACCGTGGAAATGCTCTTCAATCTGGTAGAAATTCCAACCAAAATGGAGCTATGAATTTATCTCTGCTTGCACCACCATCATCGCCTGCATCCTTCTCGAACTCTGCTCTTCCTTCGACTGCTCAGTCACCTAACCGCTTCCTGTCAATATCTGCAAACTCTCCTGGTGGCCCAACGTCTAATATGTTCGCTGTTGGGCCATATGCCAATGAACCTCAACTTGTCTCACCTCCAacagccttttcaactttcacaactGAGCCCTCTACAGCACCACTGACCCCTCCTCCTGAACTAGCTCATGCGACCACTCCGTCCTCTCCAGATGTTCCATATGCTCGGTTTCTTTCATCATATACGGGTCCTAAAACTGCTGGCAAGGAGCATAACATGCATTACGTGTCAACAACATACTCTGGTGGTTTAGGACTCCAGGGATCTTATCCACTTTACCCAGGGAGCCCTTCTAGCAGCCTCATATCTCCTGCCTCAGTAACTCCAAGGACTGGTCTATCCTCACCAATCCCTGAGCAAGATGTTCCTACTGCACACTGGAAGACATCTAGGTCTGTCTGTGACACACCATATTCCATTGCATCGCCCATTCCTGAGCAAGAGGTCCCTACTGCACAGTGGAAGACGTCCAGATCTGCTTGTGACACACCGTATTCCAATACATCGCCATCAAATATTTTTGGACTTGATTCAGCTGCCCCTAGAAACTGTCTGCTAGATACCAATTTTTTCCGTCCAGCGGCATCTGCTCAGTTCTACCTGGATCAGGCTCAACAGTCATTTCCGTATAATGGTGGAAGGCTTAGTGTCTCAAGGGATAAGCAAGATGCTGATGAGGTTGAAGCATACAGAGCATCATTTGGATTCAGTGCGGATGAGATTGTTACAACTCAACATTATGTAGAAATACCAGACGCGCTGGATGATGGGTTCAGCATATCCCCATTTGGAAACAATGCCCCTGCTACTGAGGTGTCCCCATTTAACGATCTGCCTAATGAGTTTCAGAAAGTTGATAAAATGGATAAATCACTCTTCAATGCAAACATGATCACAAGCCCAAAGAAGTCGCCAGACCAGATTTCTGGTGGCAGTCCACAGAAAGTACTGCATTTGGATATATTCAAAG GAATGAAAGCGGGGCATCTGTCTGAGGATGACGCAACCACGAAAGACTGCCATCCTTTCAGGATGGCGAGGGATGAAATATCTCTAAAACCCATTGAGGTCAGGAAGAGATCTCCGCCTGGCCAGGCATGCTCGGACGCTGAAATTGAGTACAGAAGGGCGAGGAGTTTGAGAGAAGCCAACGGTGTTCTGTCATGGCGCAGTACACTGTCAAGACAGCTGCAGTAA
- the LOC119285253 gene encoding uncharacterized protein At1g76660-like isoform X2 — protein sequence MATPGSSAGAGSSSTRPVNGAVAVNSAATAVGSADARFRSQQPHQSRWAGCFSGLSCFGSQKGGKRIVPAARMLDGNASTNRGNALQSGRNSNQNGAMNLSLLAPPSSPASFSNSALPSTAQSPNRFLSISANSPGGPTSNMFAVGPYANEPQLVSPPTAFSTFTTEPSTAPLTPPPELAHATTPSSPDVPYARFLSSYTGPKTAGKEHNMHYVSTTYSGGLGLQGSYPLYPGSPSSSLISPASVTPRTGLSSPIPEQDVPTAHWKTSRSVCDTPYSIASPIPEQEVPTAQWKTSRSACDTPYSNTSPSNIFGLDSAAPRNCLLDTNFFRPAASAQFYLDQAQQSFPYNGGRLSVSRDKQDADEVEAYRASFGFSADEIVTTQHYVEIPDALDDGFSISPFGNNAPATEVSPFNDLPNEFQKVDKMDKSLFNANMITSPKKSPDQISGGSPQKVLHLDIFKGMKAGHLSEDDATTKDCHPFRMARDEISLKPIEVRKRSPPGQACSDAEIEYRRARSLREANGVLSWRSTLSRQLQ from the exons ATGGCCACACCAGGGAGCAGTGCTGGGGCTGGCAGCAGCAGCACCAGGCCGGTGAATGGCGCAGTTGCCGTCAATTCTGCTGCGACGGCGGTCGGTTCGGCCGATGCCAGATTCCGCTCCCAACAACCACATCAG AGTAGATGGGCTGGCTGTTTTTCTGGCTTGTCATGTTTTGGATCGCAGAAGGGTGGAAAGCGTATAGTTCCTGCAGCACGTATGCTTGATGGGAATGCGTCAACTAACCGTGGAAATGCTCTTCAATCTGGTAGAAATTCCAACCAAAATGGAGCTATGAATTTATCTCTGCTTGCACCACCATCATCGCCTGCATCCTTCTCGAACTCTGCTCTTCCTTCGACTGCTCAGTCACCTAACCGCTTCCTGTCAATATCTGCAAACTCTCCTGGTGGCCCAACGTCTAATATGTTCGCTGTTGGGCCATATGCCAATGAACCTCAACTTGTCTCACCTCCAacagccttttcaactttcacaactGAGCCCTCTACAGCACCACTGACCCCTCCTCCTGAACTAGCTCATGCGACCACTCCGTCCTCTCCAGATGTTCCATATGCTCGGTTTCTTTCATCATATACGGGTCCTAAAACTGCTGGCAAGGAGCATAACATGCATTACGTGTCAACAACATACTCTGGTGGTTTAGGACTCCAGGGATCTTATCCACTTTACCCAGGGAGCCCTTCTAGCAGCCTCATATCTCCTGCCTCAGTAACTCCAAGGACTGGTCTATCCTCACCAATCCCTGAGCAAGATGTTCCTACTGCACACTGGAAGACATCTAGGTCTGTCTGTGACACACCATATTCCATTGCATCGCCCATTCCTGAGCAAGAGGTCCCTACTGCACAGTGGAAGACGTCCAGATCTGCTTGTGACACACCGTATTCCAATACATCGCCATCAAATATTTTTGGACTTGATTCAGCTGCCCCTAGAAACTGTCTGCTAGATACCAATTTTTTCCGTCCAGCGGCATCTGCTCAGTTCTACCTGGATCAGGCTCAACAGTCATTTCCGTATAATGGTGGAAGGCTTAGTGTCTCAAGGGATAAGCAAGATGCTGATGAGGTTGAAGCATACAGAGCATCATTTGGATTCAGTGCGGATGAGATTGTTACAACTCAACATTATGTAGAAATACCAGACGCGCTGGATGATGGGTTCAGCATATCCCCATTTGGAAACAATGCCCCTGCTACTGAGGTGTCCCCATTTAACGATCTGCCTAATGAGTTTCAGAAAGTTGATAAAATGGATAAATCACTCTTCAATGCAAACATGATCACAAGCCCAAAGAAGTCGCCAGACCAGATTTCTGGTGGCAGTCCACAGAAAGTACTGCATTTGGATATATTCAAAG GAATGAAAGCGGGGCATCTGTCTGAGGATGACGCAACCACGAAAGACTGCCATCCTTTCAGGATGGCGAGGGATGAAATATCTCTAAAACCCATTGAGGTCAGGAAGAGATCTCCGCCTGGCCAGGCATGCTCGGACGCTGAAATTGAGTACAGAAGGGCGAGGAGTTTGAGAGAAGCCAACGGTGTTCTGTCATGGCGCAGTACACTGTCAAGACAGCTGCAGTAA
- the LOC119285254 gene encoding uncharacterized protein LOC119285254: MEMKLSPGTGEVLGCKDRPPSRLQRKAPASLQLEQAGPGAAHPSPAAWGDGRTPIPLLSPLVASPAPAWEPDQGGSRRDAAQAETRSGGDADGILSPIRRGAHGVSNGADETATTPALAPSGGWRHPAMTTPTPTPASKGGGGWRHPAMPSPVPEPASLTPLFKSQCAVELHNPQAQAQ, from the coding sequence ATGGAGATGAAGCTGTCGCCCGGCACCGGCGAGGTGCTAGGCTGCAAGGACCGCCCGCCGAGCAGGCTCCAGAGGAAGGCGCCCGCGTCGCTGCAGCTCGAGCAGGCCGGCCCGGGCGCGGCCCATCCTTCCCCCGCCGCGTGGGGCGACGGGAGGACGCCCATACCGCTCCTGTCGCCGCTCGTCGCGTCCCCGGCGCCGGCGTGGGAGCCGGACCAGGGCGGGAGCAGGAGGGACGCTGCGCAGGCCGAGACCAGGAGCGGCGGGGACGCTGACGGCATCCTGAGCCCGATCCGGCGCGGCGCGCACGGCGTCAGCAACGGGGCAGACGAGACGGCCACGACGCCGGCGCTCGCGCCCAGCGGCGGGTGGCGGCACCCGGCTATGACGACGCCGACGCCTACGCCCGCTTCCAAAGGGGGCGGGGGGTGGCGGCACCCGGCGATGCCGTCGCCGGTCCCGGAGCCGGCGTCCCTGACGCCGCTCTTCAAGTCGCAGTGCGCGGTGGAGCTGCACAACCCGCAGGCGCAGGCGCAGTAG